In Thermodesulfobacteriota bacterium, the sequence AGAAAATTCTCCCATTCGGCCCGAAAGGAAGCCATGAACTCTCCACCTCGGCGCATCGTGGTGACGGCCTGGTGCAAATTTGAGACAGTTTTCGCCGCTTTCTTAGCCCTTGCCGAGATTGCTCCAGGCGTACGCAGTATCGGTTGAAATTCCAGGCCGTCGAAGCGGTAGCAGGATATTAAAAGGCTGCCTTTTCGCCCGTGAATTTCTATCTCGTTGTTGTTGCTGGTTAGCTCTGAGAAAAATGAGGAAACAATAGCTCCATTGGCCATTCGGGCATTTACCGCGGCGATTTGGTCATCCCATTCCAAAGAACGGGTCAAAGCATAAACCTCTTCCACTTCACTCTCTAATAGAAATCGCCAGAGGTCGAAGTGGTGTATGGCAATCTCAATAAGCGTTCCGCCTCCCTCTTCCCGTTTATTTCTCCACGCGGGCATGTTCCGGTAATGGCGGACATCGCTGGTCCAGGTACTCCGTATTGATTCGATTTTACCGAGAGCCCCCTCCCGGATCATTTTTCGGGCCTCTCTGACCAGGCGATGACAGCGGAGGTTAAAGCCCACTGTGGCCTGGCCAGGGGAGACGTTAGCCTTTTCTATAAGGAGTTCTATCTCCCCCATGGTGAGGGCGAGAGGTTTCTCGATGAAGGTATGTTTCCCGGCATCGAGGGCAGCAATAGCAATCTCCGCATGTGATTTTGCCGGTACACACACGGCAACAACCTCTACTTCATTATTTTTTAAGAGCTCCATAAAGTCGGTATATCGGTTTTTAATGCCGTGCTCATTTCCAACCTGACTCAAACGGTGTTGGTCTATATCCGCTATCGCCACTACCTCGGCATAGGGCAGGGATTTCAGCGCTGGAAGATGCAGTGTCCCTCCTGCCCATCCACATCCGATTATACCTACCTTTATCGGAACGTTTTTATTCACGGTGACTTAAACCTTTAAGTGCCAGCTTATAGTTGTCCTTTATTCTCCTATAAAAACTTTCGTACAAGAAGCCGGCGGCGTTGGCTATTTGTGATATCACCAGTAAAACCGCAACAAAAAACGCTTCCCGTTTTTCAAACTTGGAGAACGGATAGTGTATCAAATTTAGATAAAAGAATAAAGGCTCGATCCGGATGCCTTTGCTGTGTCGGCGGGCGCGCGCCTGGTGATAATAGAAAGCTCCACGCCCATAGTTGAAATGCTGGTGTAGGAAACTGCCAAAGGTGAGAAAATGAGAGTGATATACTACCGCATTCGGTATATAGTACATTTTATAACCGTGATAAAGCCAACGGTCGCAAAGCTCGCGGTCCTCGGCAGTAGCCCGTAAGGTAGTTACGTCGAAACCGCCTAGGTCTCTGAAAAGAACAGCCGACAGTGCCATATTGTTTGAAGTGAAAAAGCGTGATTGGTCAAATCTATCGTTATAGTAAGTGTACAGGTAGTGAACCAGGGTCTGGCTGGATGTTGAAAATAGGTTTTCGGGAAGAGCGTTAACAGTATATCCACCGATCAAACAGGTCGGGTTTTCGATTAGTGCATCAGCTAATTCTTTCAGCCAATTTGAAGAGGCCATGCAGTCATCATCGATGAAGGACAGGAATTCTCCCTTAGCATTGATGGCACCTAGGTTTCGAGCCGAAGCCGGGCCTGTATTCTTCTGGGTAACTAGTTTTATATCCAGTTGGCCGTCAAACATTTCGACTAAATCTTTAAGAGATACCGAGCCGCCGTCATCAACTACGATTACCTCAAAACGATTGCGTGGATAGTCTAGACCAGCAATTGAGCGGAGACAGGCTTTTAACTGTTCAGGGCGATTGTAGGTCGGGATGATTATCGAGAAAAATAATGATTTTTCTGACATAATCTTGTAATCAACTTACTTGGCAAGTCCTAATTTCCTTAAACTCCATTGAAGCCTGATTTTGAGTGACCAGATTTGATGTCTCACTTCCGGCGGTATCATATGGCCTAGTTGTACATTGAATATGTTTGAATTTGGTGTATTGGTTATTAGGCTGGCTACGTAGGAAAAGGATGAGCTCTCATCCAGGATCAAATAATCGCACGACGCCAGTAAATACAGGTCAACCAGGGCTTCGATCCCGTGCATCAGTCGGTCCGGCGATTCCGGATTACGGTGCATGGATTTTCCGGATGATGGATACCACTTCTCCGTGCTGATTACATTCCGGTATCTATCGAGGAATATATTCTCTATTTCTTTGTTGTCTGTTGCCAGAAAGATTTGCAGATTGGGTTCACGTCTGATTAGGGTTTCGAGCCTGCCCAAGATGGCTGAGATCCGGGCCTTTTTATCCATGTAACGAACATGCACGCCAACCGTCTTTTGATTGAACCTCTTTAACTTGAATTGTTTCACCCGTTCTTGAATCAAGGAATGGGGCTTTAAATTTTTCTGAAGTATGCTTCTCAGTATGGCTTTTGTGCTTAGCCTACTTAGTTCTTGGTAAGAGCCCTTGAAATGTCTTCTCATTATGTATACCTGCTCGACGTATGACCACATAACTAAAACATCCTCCGGGTAGTCCAGCCGGGACAGGTCTACTGAGAATGCGCGCCATGTTTCCGGATAGCGCAAAGAGGCTTCCGGATAAAGCAGAATCATATCTAGCGCGGACTGGTGCAAGTGGCCTCGCCATATGCCTGGTCTTACCGAGTCTGTAGCTGGAATCTCATCCATCTGGCCGGTCAATGGGCACTGAAATAAGCTGCTAAAGACATTGGAACCGTCGTTAGAATAGGCATCGTCACTCCAGTCGACAATCAATCTGCGCCCGGTAAGCCGCGCATATAGAATTGCCGACAGGAGGCAAAGTATTCGGTTGCCCAAGCCGGCCCTGCCTTTGACCAACAAAAATTTATCTTCACTCATTTTGGCAATGAAGGATTCTGCTTGGGCTGTAATTGGGAGCTAAAGAAGGACCGCAAGAACTCCCGTTCGCTGCTGTTGAATTCTCCCAGCATTCTGTATCCCAGGGTGATCACTGTGGTTATTGCCAGAAGCTTTAGAATTACCAAGGCACCAGGGGTCTGCCAGAAGGTCGCTGCTGAATAGGCTAGCGCCGAGAGAAAAAGGGTCCTTGCCACCGTGCCCAGACGAGGATAGACCCTCCATAATGAGTACACTGCGACCATGGCGGCCAGGGCACCTCCGGAGGCAACTAAAGTGGTGACTAAGGCTGCTCCTAAAGCCCCGTATTCCGGAATCATCAATAAATGACCTATCCCAGCTATTATCAGTACCGGGCCGCCGATGGCTAAAGTCCATCCTGGCCGCTCAGCCGATATCATGATGATGGCGGCGACGGTTATGATTACGATTGCCACTTTGGCAAATATCAATAAAGATAGCAAAGGGGCTGTGGCGGCGAAGGCTTGACCGAAGACTAAAGCCACAACCTCCCGGGCGGCCCCGGAAGCCATGGCGGCAAATGGGAGCATGCATAAAATCAACCGCATGGCGTCGCCGCCCATCTTCCGAGCAGTTTTTATTTGCTCTGATTTTATCAAATGACCTAGTGAAGAAAGCAGGAGAGGGGAAAAAGAAGTGGCGAAGATAGTGGGAATTATAGAAAGGTTTTGTGCCGCACCGTAGATGCCGGCGTCATTTGCTGTCCCGCCCAGGGCCTTCAGGGCAAATACGTCTATACTGCTGAAGAGCTGCATGAAGATCGCAAAGAAGAGCAGTGGGGGAGCATAGCTCAAGAGTTTTCTCACCGGGAAAACCGATTTAGAGAGCAAGGATGGACGGACGTATAATCGATAGACGAAAAGCTCGACCACGGTAGCGCCTATACTGCCGAGTATAGCACCGGACACGGAGAGACCCATTTCCACGAACAATACAATCAAAAACAGCCTGGCCGGCCAGCGAATGGCGCTGGCCACAGCCCTGTCCCGAAAATGTCCTATACCGATGATAATACTGCGATGGGCCTGAACCAGGCTAAGGACTAACACTTCAAACGCGAATAGCTTCAAGTAGGTCTCGAGCTTGGGCTCGTCTAAGAATGAGGCAATAAGTTTAGACAATGACCAAAATAAAATAGCGGTACACACTCCGGTGATTAAGTGTAAGCGAAGGGAGGCGGTGGCAACCTGCCGCCAATCATTTGTCTCACTGACGAATTTTATAGTCGAGCGAGTGAACAAGGAATTTGCGAACACCGACGCCCAAAGGAATAACGTGATGGACAGTGTGAATAGGCCATATCCCCCCGGGCCTAGCGTACGCGTCAGAAAGACCGTGGTTATAAAACCGGTAGGAAGGATTAATGCCTCGGCTAAAAAGAGCCTAACCGTCCCGTCCGCTAAATGACGAAATGGATTACCGAATGATTTACCCATCTAGAGATAAGAGACGAATCCAAGTCTCATTTTGATTTTCGTGCTTATTTAGAACGCATGAGCTATGTCTGAAGATTGTCCTGTTTTTTCCAGTCTGGCTTGATATAGGAGAAAAATCAGCATTAGTCCCCAGATGATTGCCTGTCCGGTCATCATCGGCCCGTCCCAGGGCGGCGTGACCAGTAGGCGTAGAGGGGCAAGGACAGAACACCATGCCATTATCAGCAACCCTACGGCGAGGACGTCACTCCCATCCGGATAAGGCCCTCGCTTGGCGATTCGAAAAAGGGTGATCATGGGAAGAATAATCAGTAGGTCGTCATACCATCGATGATAGGTCCAGATGCGAGCCATGATGGCTGATACACCTATCAAAAGCCATATATCGACGCGGCGATAGAGATATACCCAGATTCCCAGTCCTCCTAGAGCAATCAGAGAGACCCATTTATTTATGTTTAATCTCAAGAATTCGTTTGTTCCAAAGAGGGCTACCCAGCTATGCAGGTTTGAATACCCTCCGCTCACCGCACCCCATGCCGACCCGCTTTGGCCTATACTTATCCATCTTGCGATTAATGACAGCGTAGAACCGTCTTGAAACCAGGAAGCTATAAGGGTAAGAGTGAGATAAATCAGCACGACTAATACAGCCGCCCTTATCCTGCCGGGGACAAAGAGAACGATCCAAAAAAAGGGTGCGGTTATGCTCGGACTCACCAGAGCTATCGCTATCAGAAATGAACCCAATAAATCCTGACGCCATTTTCCCTCACGCTTTATCCAGAATAGTCCGGTCAAGAGTACGGGCAGAATGTGTAGTATAAGCTGGCCGTTGCCAATAGCTATGCCGGTGGCATACATGGACAAGGGGAGAAGTGCAATGAAGGCCTGCTCCAGCTTTGTTTTTGCCAGGCTTTCCCGTAGGAGTATGTAAACAAGCCATCCCAGCATGAATACCGAGGTTATGGCCCAAAGCCACCGCACCTCTTTGAAAGGCAGCCATCCGACTAAAGGCCATAATATGGTGTGTGAGGCAGGGGGATAAACTGCATGGGTTAATAGGCCGTAAACGGGTTCTCCGGCAAACCAGAATTTTACCTCCCAATAGCGATAGCGGAGGTCTATGGCTGATTTGAGGCCCTTATGCAGGGTTAAGCGATAGAACTCGTTTTCAAGCCTGATAAAGGAAGCGGCTAGCATGAGTGCTACCGCCAGCAAAAATAGCTTTGTACGGTGGTTTATCCACCAGTCACGGACTATCTGAACGTTTTTTTGACCTAGAATCACTTACACGCCTTTTAGTATCGATTCCAAACCTAAGAAGCCGACGAACCGATTTAAGCATTGGGTATCTACGGTTACTATGGAAAAATGAGAAAATAGTATTTTGGCCGGTTTACTGAACGTATCCCAGCGATCTCAGTTTTCTTATTGTTTCCTCCGAGGGTTCGTGCCGCTCGTTGGGGTATTTCGCTCGATTATTCGATGTGCTGTTACTAATTTCGTTCATTATGTCCATCAGCTCAGAAGCTTTTCCCCCCTCGTTCTGGATTTGATTGTTGAGTTCCTTTGGGTCTTCCGCAATTTTGTAATACTCCAAGGATGTGTCTCCGAGGTCGGGGTCGATGAGTTTCCCCTCAACTGACTGAATCGACCGGCCGAATATTATTCGTGTATGTGGAAATTCGCTGAAAGCCATTCGTCCCCAGTCTTCGTCGTTAGTCTGAGCTTGGCGAGGAGAGCTTAGCTCTGGGGCCTTGGTGTCTTCTTTTTTCACCATCGGCAGGAGGGAGGCTCCTCTTAATCCTGCTTTATCGTATTCAACTTCGACCAGGTCGAGGATTGTGGGCATTAAGTCTACGGTTCTCACCAGTTCCTTTACCGTTTTACCTTTAGGGAGACGGTTTGGCGCATGTATGATTAAGGGTACATGCAGCAACTCATTATAAAGAGAGTTGCCATGCTCCCATAACCCGTGCTCCCAGAAACCCTCGCCGTGGTCGGATAATAAGATAACGATAGAATCATTGTCTAGGTTTAATCTCCGGATCTCTTTGAGGATAAGTCCGACAACATCATCGGCTAGTTTTACCTCTCCGTCGTACATGTTTATAACATATTGCCTGTTTTCGGAACTGACCTCATATGTGCCCCGCCCGAAGTAATTGTCGTAGGGTGATGGTGGTTCGTAGGGCTGATGAGGATATATCAAATGGACGTAGGTGAATAACGGGTTTCCCTGACGTCCTTCCAGCAGGGTGTTTAGTTGTGCCAGTATCTTTTCGGCATCGGTCTCCCGCCACCCCACCCAGGGCCCATCGACATAGTATAATGCGGAGAAGATATCAAAGCCCTGGCCGAAACGCCTGTACGTCACTCCGGGATGGTCGGATGCCGCCACGGCGAAGTATCCATTGGCGGACAGAATCTCAGCCAACGCATCGACACCGGACGGAAGGGCTTGCCTTATGGCTACTTTGTGACGGCTTGGTTCCCACACATCCGAGGGATAAAGACCGGTGAAAAGGGTGAGTATTGAAGGGTCCGTCCAGGGAGCTTGTGAGAAGGCCTTTTCAAACCGAACCCCTTCAAGAGCCAGCCTGTCTATGTTTGGGCTGGTGGAGCGTTCATATCCATAACAGCCGAGATGGTCGGGCCTCAAGGTGTCCACCAATATGATGAATATGTTCGGCCGGTTAGTCGAGTTGGTGATAAAGAGGTCGCTCCAGTAGGCTTTGACGGATTGGTCGGTTGTCGCGCTCTTTTCCTTGCTGGAGTGTTCCGTAGTAACATCGAACTTAAGATTAACCTCTTGACCGGCAAAGGCGCTCAGGTCAAGTGAGACGTTCTTCCATCCGATGTGCTCGGTGGGCAGCCGAAGGTCTAGGAGGTTTTCTCTACCGGATTTGTTTGACACCTGAACGCTAAACTTTAAATCAGCGGCAATTGTATGATCGCGCTCTTGGTTAATTCCAAACCAAAGATGGCCGTCTTTAGGAACAAACAGTCGATAAGAGAAGTTAAAGGGTGCGATGCCGGTGATTGCATTTCGCTGCTGTCCGTCAAGATTAACCGACGTCTTGATGATTTGATGTTCGGTATCGGTTTTAAATTCCATATCCAGCAGCCTCACCGGTAACCCTTTTTGGTTGGAACCTCCTTTACCTCCGGTTGTTGAGGAATAATGCAATATAACGGGCTTATATTCGGTGATGCTTCGTTGTCTCGGTTTCTTCTCGATGAAAAACTGCCTGTATAGGCTATAGGTCTGGCGCATCATCCTTTTAGTTTTGACCGGCTCCAGATAACTAAAACCAATGGCAAAAAACGAAAACAATAAAATTAGCGAAACGGTCAAAATAGCAGACTTTCTAAGCGGGCTAAACTTCATCATAACGGTGCTGCTACCAGATTAACTATGGGGGTTTTAACAATAATTACCAATTTTACAACTTTCTTAGCATTTATCTCATTATTGTTTATTCTTTGGTCTGTTTGAATATCAGGTGTTCATTGATCTGGAGCTTGGCGGTTACAGGTTCAATCTGCTATCGAAGCTTTGGGATGGATATCGCCCGGCAATTGGTAATTATATAAGGGAGAGACCGACTCTCCAGCCAGTGCAGATCTCTCCATTGCCTCGATTACCGCAAGACTGCGATATGCATCCTCAATGTCCGGATGAATGCCCGGGTTTCCCGATTTTGCTGCTGAAACAAATGAATTTGAAGCAAGCAGGAATGACGGTTCCCCCATAGGACGAATGACTCGTTTAAAGCCTGAGAGTATATAACTGAGCCCGGGTTTTATTTGTTCGACGCGGCCATATTCGTAAGTTGGCGCCGTTAACTTGAAATCGGCAGAATACCGGTCTAACAGGGGCTTCCCGGATTGACCATAGATTTCAAGACGATCCTCATCTGCGGCGCTGAGTGAGAAGAAGGACTGCACCGGTAAGCCTCTAGCTAGTCGCATTTCTACTACAGCGCTGTCATCTTCGCTCAGTTGCGACCACAACTTCACCGAGACCTCGATGATTTCTTCTTCAAAGAGAAAATAAATCATATGTACGTGATGAGAAGCCCGGTCAAGCAATACGCCCCCTCCGCTTTGCCTAGTCCTTGTCCACAAGGGCAATTCACGCGCTGCCGAGGAAAAGACGGTTCGAACACAAGCTAAATTTCCCAGCCGTCCGGATTAAATATGCTTTTTTGTGGTCGTATGGAGCAGGCTGAAACGGTAATTAAATCCAATCATCCCAACTGTTCCGGCTTTTCCCAGGCTCTCAAAACTAGAAGAGCATCGGCAGTACCGTTAGCAATTAGCTTCTTCAGGTAAACGTGTTTACCGGCCTCGAAAGCAGCTATGGCGGACTGAGCTTGTAGAGCATGGGGAAGACAGATAATGATAGCTTCCATTTCCTTCATTTTTAGGAGGTGGTGATAATCATCAAAAATAGCCGCTTTTGGCGCAAGCCTTCTGGCTTCTTCCCGACGTGTCGGGTCTGACTTGGCAATCCGGACAAATTCTGCTCCGGGGAAACCAGCCAAGTTGTTAAGATGCACTAACTGGGCGATGCGCCCAAAGCCAAGAAGTCCTATCCTTAGGACGGACATTAGTCGTTATCTTGCCTCGTGGTTTTTAAATATATTAAAATTATCAAATTGTTCATATATCGGGCCTTATGATTAGACTTAAAGGTGGCGGTACACTATCCATAACAATTGCTCGGGTTCTGAAATCAAGGTGCTTTCCCATTTGCCTTTTAATGGACTGCTAAACTGAGGATACGAGAAAGAATATGGGTGAATGAAAATTATAGGTATTTTATCAATTACCTACTATCGAGCCGAGGTTTTGTACGGCTCTCGGTCAAATTAGTCCACTTGGTATGAAGAGCGCCCCAGAGAAATCCCAGTTTATTGGAAATCTCGAATAAAAACATAAAGGGAAGATAAAGTATGAATTCGCCCGCTGTACTAGTTTGTCGAGCTCTCCAGAATGCATCCAGCATTACTGATAACTTTCCCTTAATTCCCAAAATAGCTAAATGGGATAATCCAACGGAACTATTTGAGTACTTATTGTAATAGTTCCAGCCATGGCGCCCGCTCATAAAACACTTATAGGCAGTAGAAAGAATGCCCTGGCTATACCGGTGTTTTATCTGATGGTAGGGATAATAATATACTGGCACTCCCTTTTCACGGAGGCGCCTGGTCATGTCTGTATCCTCTCCCCTCATCAGGGATTCATCAAAAAATCCTACGATTCGGAAAACTTCCTTCCTGAAAGCGGCACCTCCAGCTGCTTCTAACTCATGTCGTGTGGTTATTCTTTCCTCAGTTACGGGAAGCCTTTGCCATCTTTTTTTCAAGGATGCCAGCCGGCTTTCCTCTGTAGTTTCTTCGACGTTCAGGCGCCTTCTCACACTGACGTCGTAATAGAAGTGGCATACTCTGCTAGCGAAATCATAATCAGCGGCTACGATTTTGAAACGCACAACCATGGCTGCCGGTTTTTCCCTAAAGAATCTGATTATAGTTTCTGCATAATCCGGCGCCAGGAGGTAGTCATCAGCCACGATCGCTACTATATCTCCAGAGGAAGCGGCAATACCTCTGTTTCTCGCCGCCGGAATTCCCTTATGAGCTTGTCTGCAGTATCTTAAGCCCGGGTGCTTCTGGGAAATATCTTTGACGATAGCATCAGTACCATCTGTCGAGCCATCATCCACGACTATAATCTCTAGATCTTCGCTCCTGATTGTCTGCGAAAACAGGGAATCCAGGCAGTCAAGAAGTAAATCTTTACGGTTGTAAGTCAGTACGATGATGGATAAAAGCGCTGATTTTTCATATGTTGTTTTCGAATCTATTCTGGAGAAATTACCCATCAGTACAGGCCACTCAAACTTGTCTATATTTGCACGATAAAGGCAGAGCGTTTGTATCAATAGGGACTGATTTTACTGACCCTATCTCTTAGCTTCCAGTATTTCATGCTGAGGCGCCAAACGAGCCCGAGCAAGATTGCCAGGTAAGGATAGTCCTGCCTTATATCAAGTCTATGTGCTTCCTGGTCGGCAATAATAAGTTCCAAATTATGTTTTTTCCTTAAATAATACTCACCCTTGCTATACCATATTCTCTGCTTTATAAAACTAACCAGCGAATCCCGACAGTCGTAATGGGCGACGATATCATCGGATTTATAAATGTCGATCTTCTTTTCTCTGAAACGGAGGTAAAGGTCATAATCCTCTCTCGATGGAAGAGATTGGTCAAAGATGGGATTTATTTTTTTTAAGAGCGTTCTCTTAATCGAAAAGTTGCCGGATGATAACCTATTTACTCTATAGAATTTGCAGCCTTTCCGGTTAAATGCAGCATTGTAGTTGTAGAACCAGAAGTTGGACAGATAACTGTCCCTCAGTTTTTTAAGATTGCCGTTGACCACCAAAGCCTCAGGGTGCTCTTTATGTACTCTAATAGTTTCCAGGACATAATTCGGTTCGAGTATGCAATCATCATCCAGAAAAACGATAATTTCGCCGGTACATCGACTCAATCCATAATTTCTGGCGAAGCTTGGCCCCCGGTTTCTCTCTAACCAAAAAAACTTGAGGAAAGAATACTCGTCTCTGTCCCAAAGATTCCGAATTCTGTCCACCACTGCCTGCTGGCTATGATCATCGACGACCAATATTTCGACGCTATTTTCGAGAAGGTTCTTTCGGACTTGAGGAACCAAGGAATTCAATAAACTGGTCAGCTTGTCCGACCGGTTATAGGTGGGAATAACGATCGAAATCATCATGAGTTCATCACACTGACTATGGCCTCTTCGGGAAGAGCGTAAATCCAGGTGAGTCCACGGCGCAGGATAAAGGGATTCCCGAATATGTCTCGAAATTGAAGTGGGCCCCCGCTGTGGATTTTGTGCCAAGTGGCTTCCTCTGGATGAGGGCCACACCAGACCTGGGCTGGTCCTTCTCCACAAGTATTGATTCGCAATCTCCCTTTGACGTCTCCGGGTATTCTGGTGGTGGGAACCCAGACCAAAACCAAATTGGTGATGATGAGATTTGGGTCTCGTGTAGCGTCCTCACCCATAGGCGTATTTAGAACGGAGCGTCTAAATCCCTTTACTTTTTTGTCCCAGTCAAATTGTTCGGGATAGGGAGCTCCGGGATGCGAATGAATTAGAACTCGGACTCCCTTAGAAATCTCCTCATTATGGGCGGGTTCATCGCGGAAGGAGGGCTGGAGTTCAGGGCAGTAATGGGATAGCGAATCCGGGTCATTTATTCTTGATTCCTCAAGACTCTGGGGAAGATTAAGCTTAAGCTCATAGAGCTTGTCGAAGATCCTTCTCGGCAAGACAAATATATGGTGGGGAGGAGTTCTCCCGTCTTCTGTCACCAGTATGGGTGCATTCTGAATAACCTCAGGCTGCCCTGTTTCGTGCTGACGGTAGAGGCATTCGAGGTCTATCACCTGCTCCGGATGTTCAAGACGGATCCGGGCCTCAGGACTTCCTCCACAGTGGACAAAGAATGGCTGGAAGGCTTCTGCCCAGTCTATAAAGTATGGACGGGCACTCCGTACCGGTCCGACAACGCTATTAAAGTCTCGAGAAAAGACGGGCATAAGACGTGTCAAGCCTCCTTCGACGGGTGCCCCGATCACCAGTGATGCAGATGCTAATCCTCTTTGCGGATGCGAGCGACCCGAATTATCTAACATTACGGCCACTGGCCTACGTCCCCGATTCTCCTCAGAAACGGGCAATCCGCACCAGGGATCTGTTTCACCTTTATCGCTCACAACCTTGGCTTTCTTTGTTATTACCGATATGGATGCGCCGTGTGTTTCCGGGAGTATCCAGTCAAACGCTGCGCTGAAGGCGAAGGTTTCAGGCAACCAGCGATCGGCAAGCCGGTGATATTCCATGAGTAAAAGGTATAAAGGCCGGTATAGCAAACGCGACTTGAGAGCCATTTTGCATCCGAGTAAGTAAAGACGAAGTGCCAAGGACTTTCGGCCAAGTTCGTTGTTGAACATCCAAAGAGCCGTCACCGGCTGGAGCAAGCTACTCTTGTTGACCGCGACTGTTTCGTTCTCCACAAAACCTTCACGCTGGAGCAAGAACTTAGTGTAGCGGAGCGAGCGAAGCCCGTGGTGCCCCACGGCATCTACATGGTGGCGGGCATAGAGTTCTGGGAATTGTTTTGCCCAGCGAAGAATCGGTTTGGATGAGTCCAGGTCTGTGAAGAAGATCAAACGCCCTCCCGGCCGCAATATGCGCCGTACCTCGCGCAAAGTAGCGACAAATTGCCTTTCGGGAAGGTGCTCGAACAGCCATATACTAACCACCACGTCCGCAGAATTGTCGGCAAAAGGCAGCTTGTCCACCGATGAAAGGATGACTCGATCGTATAGAGATGCAGCGCTCTTCAGAGCTGCGGTACGGTAATCCACTCCGGTTACATGCCCAAAGCCGGTTAAAAACTCCCAGCCTCCTCCACAGCCCAGGTCGACGATTTGTAATGGGTAACGCCCGGGCCGTGCCAGCATCGGTCGTAAAAGGTGGGGTATGCCCCAGTGGGAATTTCTGCGTATAACCCATCCCCACGGCTCCCAGCCATTCCACTCACGGCATGGCGATATCCAACGGTTTTCATGGGAAAGAGCACTCGCTGTGAACCGGACAATTCCGTTTTCCACCGGCCACGGCCCATGACCGGCAATGCATGCTAGTGCTCCCTGGTCATCTTTCACATCAAATACTATGACATCGTGACAATCGGGACAGACCAGGTCGTCTGTTTGAAATGGCATAGTGTGTATACCGACTTTAGTTTTTAAATTTTTTACTTTACTGCTCTGACCGCAATTAATACCTCATAGTCCGGGTCGATATAATC encodes:
- a CDS encoding Gfo/Idh/MocA family oxidoreductase gives rise to the protein MNKNVPIKVGIIGCGWAGGTLHLPALKSLPYAEVVAIADIDQHRLSQVGNEHGIKNRYTDFMELLKNNEVEVVAVCVPAKSHAEIAIAALDAGKHTFIEKPLALTMGEIELLIEKANVSPGQATVGFNLRCHRLVREARKMIREGALGKIESIRSTWTSDVRHYRNMPAWRNKREEGGGTLIEIAIHHFDLWRFLLESEVEEVYALTRSLEWDDQIAAVNARMANGAIVSSFFSELTSNNNEIEIHGRKGSLLISCYRFDGLEFQPILRTPGAISARAKKAAKTVSNLHQAVTTMRRGGEFMASFRAEWENFLLSIKNNTPVDCTLQDGMAAVKIALATAQSASLGMPVKVTQAPREIRTVRSDLRIQI
- a CDS encoding glycosyltransferase, which produces MSEKSLFFSIIIPTYNRPEQLKACLRSIAGLDYPRNRFEVIVVDDGGSVSLKDLVEMFDGQLDIKLVTQKNTGPASARNLGAINAKGEFLSFIDDDCMASSNWLKELADALIENPTCLIGGYTVNALPENLFSTSSQTLVHYLYTYYNDRFDQSRFFTSNNMALSAVLFRDLGGFDVTTLRATAEDRELCDRWLYHGYKMYYIPNAVVYHSHFLTFGSFLHQHFNYGRGAFYYHQARARRHSKGIRIEPLFFYLNLIHYPFSKFEKREAFFVAVLLVISQIANAAGFLYESFYRRIKDNYKLALKGLSHRE
- a CDS encoding nodulation protein NodZ → MSEDKFLLVKGRAGLGNRILCLLSAILYARLTGRRLIVDWSDDAYSNDGSNVFSSLFQCPLTGQMDEIPATDSVRPGIWRGHLHQSALDMILLYPEASLRYPETWRAFSVDLSRLDYPEDVLVMWSYVEQVYIMRRHFKGSYQELSRLSTKAILRSILQKNLKPHSLIQERVKQFKLKRFNQKTVGVHVRYMDKKARISAILGRLETLIRREPNLQIFLATDNKEIENIFLDRYRNVISTEKWYPSSGKSMHRNPESPDRLMHGIEALVDLYLLASCDYLILDESSSFSYVASLITNTPNSNIFNVQLGHMIPPEVRHQIWSLKIRLQWSLRKLGLAK
- a CDS encoding oligosaccharide flippase family protein, which encodes MGKSFGNPFRHLADGTVRLFLAEALILPTGFITTVFLTRTLGPGGYGLFTLSITLFLWASVFANSLFTRSTIKFVSETNDWRQVATASLRLHLITGVCTAILFWSLSKLIASFLDEPKLETYLKLFAFEVLVLSLVQAHRSIIIGIGHFRDRAVASAIRWPARLFLIVLFVEMGLSVSGAILGSIGATVVELFVYRLYVRPSLLSKSVFPVRKLLSYAPPLLFFAIFMQLFSSIDVFALKALGGTANDAGIYGAAQNLSIIPTIFATSFSPLLLSSLGHLIKSEQIKTARKMGGDAMRLILCMLPFAAMASGAAREVVALVFGQAFAATAPLLSLLIFAKVAIVIITVAAIIMISAERPGWTLAIGGPVLIIAGIGHLLMIPEYGALGAALVTTLVASGGALAAMVAVYSLWRVYPRLGTVARTLFLSALAYSAATFWQTPGALVILKLLAITTVITLGYRMLGEFNSSEREFLRSFFSSQLQPKQNPSLPK
- a CDS encoding sulfatase, producing the protein MMKFSPLRKSAILTVSLILLFSFFAIGFSYLEPVKTKRMMRQTYSLYRQFFIEKKPRQRSITEYKPVILHYSSTTGGKGGSNQKGLPVRLLDMEFKTDTEHQIIKTSVNLDGQQRNAITGIAPFNFSYRLFVPKDGHLWFGINQERDHTIAADLKFSVQVSNKSGRENLLDLRLPTEHIGWKNVSLDLSAFAGQEVNLKFDVTTEHSSKEKSATTDQSVKAYWSDLFITNSTNRPNIFIILVDTLRPDHLGCYGYERSTSPNIDRLALEGVRFEKAFSQAPWTDPSILTLFTGLYPSDVWEPSRHKVAIRQALPSGVDALAEILSANGYFAVAASDHPGVTYRRFGQGFDIFSALYYVDGPWVGWRETDAEKILAQLNTLLEGRQGNPLFTYVHLIYPHQPYEPPSPYDNYFGRGTYEVSSENRQYVINMYDGEVKLADDVVGLILKEIRRLNLDNDSIVILLSDHGEGFWEHGLWEHGNSLYNELLHVPLIIHAPNRLPKGKTVKELVRTVDLMPTILDLVEVEYDKAGLRGASLLPMVKKEDTKAPELSSPRQAQTNDEDWGRMAFSEFPHTRIIFGRSIQSVEGKLIDPDLGDTSLEYYKIAEDPKELNNQIQNEGGKASELMDIMNEISNSTSNNRAKYPNERHEPSEETIRKLRSLGYVQ
- a CDS encoding Gfo/Idh/MocA family oxidoreductase, with the protein product MGNLACVRTVFSSAARELPLWTRTRQSGGGVLLDRASHHVHMIYFLFEEEIIEVSVKLWSQLSEDDSAVVEMRLARGLPVQSFFSLSAADEDRLEIYGQSGKPLLDRYSADFKLTAPTYEYGRVEQIKPGLSYILSGFKRVIRPMGEPSFLLASNSFVSAAKSGNPGIHPDIEDAYRSLAVIEAMERSALAGESVSPLYNYQLPGDIHPKASIAD